The Lactuca sativa cultivar Salinas chromosome 2, Lsat_Salinas_v11, whole genome shotgun sequence genome includes the window CAAAactaaagttgtggtgtgtgcgatgccatcatcccgagctcttccctttccttgcggaagtacctgaaaccaaaactgaaactgtaagcacgaagcttagtgagctcccccaaactaccacataccacataataacatataagcacatactgggccttgcccactgcatcgggccaaagtccgggctaactggggcattgccccctacatcggaccgaagtccgaagctgactgggacctctgtcccctacatcggaccgaagtccgaagctgactgggaccttcgtcccctacatcggaccggggtccgaagctgactgggacctctgtcccctacatcggaccgaagtccgaagctgactgggaccttcgtcccctacatcggaccgaagtccgaagctgactgggacctctgtcccctacatcggaccgaagtccgaagctgactgggacctctgtcccctacatagcataaacatatcaactagcataaacacataaatcccgtctgagccacggaggcgtcaaacatactagctactgcattggaccgaagtccagaaactacggctaactgaacgggccagcattgtggccttagacccgttcctactaaagggaaactcacctcgtgaactggctgttatgtgaatggctctggaagctaactgctgctgctccggtatctccccggctacaagtccataaacacactcaatcaaatgctaaacactgcactggggtaaaatgactcttttacccttggtcaaagtcaactctctcggtcaaagtcaacccacagttgacctgactcaccgagttgggccgccaactcgccgagtctctagtctcacttctcaaccctactcgtggctactcgtcgagtatggcatcgactcgacgagtaccctctcgatccaagaactcagacaatcttcactcgactcgccgagtcatatgaacaactcgacgagttgttcttgagctaagaagattgccttggactcgccgagttgtatgaacaactcgtcgagtccctccattactgagtctgccctccaactcactgagtccaatctactactcacaggcttccactcaacatcactcaaaaaggggaaaaacgggactcacgacttgactcgccgagtcgttcttccgactcgccgagtcacatccatgcagctactctaaactcgattctgcttgaatccagcgtctgaaacttatagatctgggcttccttaactcgattagcacgtaaagattctatctttacgtgcccataagcgaccaagaagataataaggctcaaaaagcataataaaggctagatctagggttcttatgcaaagcatcatcaaaaaggcaatagatccgggctctacaactactaaatgaacagatctagggatatctcgacctattaaggcatccatacaactataaggcttggaaaatgcatcaaactagccctagaagagttctaatggaggtctaaagcataaaacagaaggaatccgaaaaatacctcaatgaactctgcttttgcccttggatctttgctctacacctcttctctttgctcctttcttcttcttcttcttcaagccttcaaaatccacacacaaaagcacttaaaacaataagggatggattagggttttctcacagctctctgagggtgaaggaggcgagtttggggcacatagcattgcttaaatagtgagcaacccggggatttagggtttcttccaggcaggcagactcgccaagtcccgaatatggactcgtcgagtcaccgactaacacgtgcacaaaactcgaccctactcgacgagtcaggccatagactcgccgagtccctcaatgaAACTTTTAAATAAATGCCACaggaacaacataccagagatggggcGTTACAACATTATTTACCATAAGTTCTAGTTTACTTTCCAATTCTAAAACAACGGACTCATCTTCTGTAAGTTTGACAACGGTGTAGATATTGTTATAGTTGGTGACATTGTAGGATGTAATATCTACAAGAAACACAAATTTGCGGTTTTTCAAGGCGTTCATTTGATTTGGATATAGTTCCAAACTGTCGTCAGCCTGTAAGAAGAttgtttaatatattaaaacaaataaaatgttATTTGATAGAAAAGtatgaataaaatattatacctcTTCATGTATTTTTTTCAACTCGAATGCACTTATATCCAACAACCTTTTTGCTTCCCTATCAAAAAGAGTGAATCTGATGGTGCCAGTATGATCTTGTACGTTGATTGGAATTATATACCTAAAAAATATTAGATTATTAGTAATTTTGTTGAAGGATTGAAATGATTAATATAAATGGAGGTATGTGTATACTTTATAACAGTATGAAAATTCGAATCGTTGCTAGCTGCATTTTTACACTTAATTACAACACTATCTTCCATCTTGCCGGGGGCGGTATAGGAAAGATTGGTTTTGGGCACATTGTTTATCCttcttccacatttgtagcacgcATCGTAATACCAAGGCAGATTCTGTCTTATATTGACGATGGAAACAACTAATAGAAATTTCATTTCCTATATCAAATAAaatgtaaaattaaaaaaaaaatacaatgttCAAATAAAATTAAAGGATATAAAGTAAAGAACATATACCTTAAGTGGTTTTGTGATCTCACAAACAGTTTTTAAAGGGAAATCGCCTTTAAAATCATCTATATAAGAGGTAGAGTAGTTTGGGGGTGTAGTAATGCTTTTTTCAGACATATCTCCTTTGTTATTAGCCTTCAATCTGCAatgtttaaaattaatttattaaaaataagaaattgtattcatttaaataaatataataacataaataagtttaaataaaaataaaaaaaaaactaactctTTCTTAAACTCATTAATTTCAACAATGTCTGAATTAATGAACATTTTGGTTACATCAAAATGACTTTGGGCTTGACCAATTCCTGTAAAAACAGATTAGTCAATAAAAATAGATTGGAAAAcaaattaagtaataaaatacaaACCATTCTAAACGTTAAGTTTCACGAACTGCATCACTATAACAACACAAGTAATCGTGGTGTTACTTTTCAGGTAATGTGACATCTCATGTGCCTGACTTCCAAATATAGTGACATTGAGGTGTACATacctaaataaaaaattaatttaattagtatgaAAAAATAtgactaaaaataataaataaatgaaataaatatcATCTCACTCTAAGTTGCTAATAGTCATCTTCATGTAATGTTTTGATGGATTATGATTGGTTGTCTCAAGTGGCCTAAATGAGACAATTAGCCCAATAACATCTAcagaattttaataaaaaaaatataagattaAGTTAAATACTAACATTTATAATTTATTCCATTTAGTTATAAAAGTGAATGGAATAAAATTAAACAACTAACCAAATAATGTGTCTCTTGGGCATTTATGTTCGATGATAGAGTTGAAATCAGCAAACACAAAACCATTAACGGGACCCGAAAAATCATCATATTTTTTTACGATACTTTTCCAATCCAAAGTTAATGTCTGTTTCTGACCGGTAACACAAACCATTTTTAACACCCGCCAAGTTTGGTTTTAAAATGATATAACTTTCACCTTCCTTTAAAAGGTCACGAAATCTTGAAAATTTTTGGTGGAAAACACGAGATTGGTATTTTGTACCCtgttaaaacaaaaacaaaaaaattattctTTGAAACATATGAAATATTTAGTGGGTTTAAAAAAAGTTAACTAACCTCCTCGTCCATGACGATCATTTCAATCGATAAAACGtggttattttttataaaattccaaatCTTTAACACCCGTAGTTTGAGATGTGAATCATCAGCAATATGTTCAATGTGTTTTAGATATAGTTTATTGCCGATATTCATTATCTGCGAACAATTGATAGCATATTGAAATTATTATCAATTTTGCCCTTTTCATTATAAATTGAAAGCATATTATTAAACAGTTAGTATTAAATGCAAACAATTATAAACATATTACATCATATATTACAgcacatatatacacatatatagatGGAAAACATTATTGTTTCAAATACTGTTAAAAATGCATTCACTTTGTCTAAAATATATACATTCACAAAGTTGACATGGGTAGAAATAGGACCTAACATAATTTTGTAAACATTTGACAAGTTAGAAATAGAGCAAAAACAGTAAATATTTGTTTATTGAGTACTTGGATTTGGAGTGTAACAGATGCACAGAAAAAAATGACAAACATGACTAATAAATCCAAATTGTAATTGTAATGACTAATAAAAGATTAgtcaaaaatttatttatttacgaatatttaaaattaatatatacaatgaatatttaaaattaatatatacaaTGTTATCTGTAAGTTTATAAcgaatatttaaaattaatatatacaaTGTTATAATATCATATCTATGTTTTGTGTGTACACATTTGATAAAATCATGAGTTTGTACaatataatataaatttatatcgagtgaaaaaaaaaaacacaatcaaTATATACAATAGTGTAACCGGTTAAATATGTATTTAGACAACAATATTTCAGTATTTTACCTTACATCCAACATTGTATCAATTTTTAGGCAAATTTATAGAACAATTATCAAATGCTTTAcattgaagagtttttttttttttttttaacaatcaCCACGTGCAAATCATGATCATCAAATAATTCCATACATGGGCAATATTGTTTCACTCCACGTGCAAATGATGATATTTTCCATCACTAACTAATATGATTAAAATCAACAATTTTAGGAAATTCCCACAACTAAAAACAACTATTCACATACTTGGAAGGTTTATTagtaaaaaaaccaaaaaaaaaaaataaataaaaataaacaacaaCAATAATGCTAAACATAGGTATGATCATCAAAAAATGATTTTGTCtgattctattaattttttttacgaaTAAAATCAATAACACAACCTTAATTCTTAGCTCATGAAACCCAACACAAAAAGTAAGAAGAAAAGGAGTGAGTTGACTCACTTAAATAAGCAGATGAATATGTTTACTTAAAACCTAAAACAAAGGGTTAAATTGAGGAAATAGTAACatacttttttattattattatattatccTACTTTCTGATTCAtcataaaagtacattgttaaattTTGAACGTGTTTACAATTTCTTTTTGTCTgtttttcttattattattttctgGAAAGTACTTTGTGTATATACAGAATAAAAAAACAGTTTAGCATCACATTATGCTAATTGCTATATTATTTCCAGCAAAGTATTATTATTTCGAGCAAAATATTATGCTATTTGCTATATTATTTCCAACAAAGAAGGATGAATTGAATGTTTAATGCTAATTGCATTGATCctttatagtagaataaaaacagaaaaaaaaaacggTTTAGCATCCCACTACAATATTAGCTATATTATTTCCAGCAAAATATGATGAATCAGAAATGCTGAGATGCATTCGATACAGAAACcatgaagaagatgaaggagaAGGAAATAAATGCAGAAATAAATCACGATAGAATAAAGACTAACCTTATGCGTTGAAGTTTGACGAAGCAGAATTTCAAAGATGCAGTCGATACAGGAAGAATACGAAGCAGAATACCATATATCCAAGTAACCGGTGAATACATAATTCAAAAACTGAAAGAATCGTGATGTTTACGATATTTAAGGTAAGATGTTCTGttatcttttaattgaaaaattcTTCCTGATTTTATGTGATTTTTAATGCAGCTTTATTGGAATAGGAAGATTTGAAATTTCAAATCCGAAAAATTAAGGTAAGATGCTTCATTATCTTTTAGGTGATTACATTTTGAGTGCTAAATTTGTATAGATTATTATTTCCGAAAACTGATACTGATTTTATTTATGTACAGATATATACGAAAAATAATTGTAAAAATCTTCCTGATTTTATGTGATTTTTAAATATGAATTCCGTAAATTGAGTATTGAAGAATAGTTTTTTTCATTAAAGGGCAAATAAGGAATTTAACTTTAACTTTTTGAGCGGGAAAAATTGTTGGGGGGAAGCTTATTGATTGCCACGTGGCGAGTTGGTACCGTTTTATTAGATTAGGAGATTTGTCGGGTATGGATATTTTATCTAAAATTTAGTTTCTAGAGAATATTACTTCTTTTAGACAAATTGTTTATTGCATCTAAACAATTATCATTAAGTGTTACGCTAACAGAAATAAAATCAATTAGAACTAAAAATGAAGAGTTGAAATTCTTTACAAATAGACATGAATACTTTATTGATTGTGCATTATTAATCGTACAAAACTTTTATATTACACATTTGATGTATAGACTgcactgtcgttgaattctttaTCAGGGATCagtaatacttttgtattggcACGTGATATCTCTCTAGATAATGCCACATAAAGTTAGTTATGCGAGAAAACCGATTATGAAAGATAAATTCCTACATTTGGTATTGTTTTTCCTTGAGCTTTATTGATTGTCATCTCGAAACATAATCAGATTGGAATTGTTTTCTCATCAACTTGAACATGAACATGTCATCTTAAGACGGACATAGAGGAATCGTTGACAAAAAATACCATCTTTCTAGCATGTTGACCAacaacaatttcatcatcaatgACATTGTGCTGAAAACTTTTACATATCAATTGAGTATCATTACACAATCAATTTAATGGGTCGAGATTTTGTAACAGTATGATCGGGCATCCAACTTTCAGTCGTAGGTAATGAGGAGGTAAACCACTAACACCGACGGTGTTCAAGAATTCCACGAGATGGTAATTATTTATATCATCTAAGATTTTAAAGATTTTAGATTTAGTGACATAAaaagaaattttattttattagacATCTTGAACATTGGTTAATCACAAAAGAAGTCCTTATATTGTTTTGTATTAGATTTAGAAGTAAAAAGTTGTTATAGATCGAATCTTTTCTACTTTTTTCGTTTTGAATAATCATAACATTAATAAATCAACACAAGTTTTTAGTTGATACAAAATTATAAGAACGTTGTATATATTAAAGTAGAAAAGTTATAAGAAATAAGATAATTATTTAATGTAGAAAAATGTATCGTTGCTATCAATGAGTTCCATTTTGATGAAgtgaaaaaaagaaattaaaatcgTGTTTTTTATGTCTAATGAGTGATGGGTTCAAATCATTACCCTACAACTTCACTTTCAACTACAACTAATTATGTAACAATGTTGAAATGTGTTCTGATTATATTTGAattctttatttattaataaagattttttttcattttctttcttcCTGTTAATTCTTGTATATGTATCAAAGTCTTAAACAatcatattaaaataataataagatcATTTAATATCTTAAATTGTTTACatcataaaaagataaaaaaatgttATTAATTTCTGCTAAAAAATCACATGCATTCATATATAGAGCAAtgaatttattataataaaaggTTATAGGTTACAGAGGACAAAGTATACAGACAAGATGAGAAAACagtaaaataaatatatagtaCCTTTTCAATGAGAAATGTAGGCAAAGGAAACAATAAAGTAAATATATCTAGTACATGAAAGTATAGAAGCTTAAGCTTAACGATTTTCTTATAactctattttttttcttataactCTATTTCTACATAAGTTCATATGCATTGGTGTTAATAATCATTTTATGCATAAAAATAGTAgtgaatttaaaataaaaataacatggtATGCATTTACATCGTCAGCAAGAAATCTCACAACAGTCAGGTGTGGCTATCTTCTACAATAGTAAATAAACATGAATGTTGCTTAGCAAATTGTTCCGATTCTATAATTTTGTTTCAACTTTGAATCCAATTCTCCTTTTACAGTATCCCATAAAAATGGAGCATATTAGAGATGGAAAATGATATAGCATGTAATTTCATTGATTTGTTAATGAGTAggtaaaacaataaaaataaagaaatataaaaaaaagtgtgttaaaaatcttttagaaaaaaaaacactcATTCAACAGGAGCCATAATGGCAACAGGAACGACAATAGGAGCATGCAAAAATAGATCTTCTACGATCTCTTCATCTTAAGAAACACAACAATGTTCTACATTAAAAGCCTTTGACATACCTTAATCAGGTACCtgcaataaaaaaacaaaaagatgtgTAAAAATTATGGTTCAAAATACTTTTGAAGACCACAAAAAGGACAACATTATGGACTAAAAGaaatgttattattttttaatagaaACAATTATGGGGATAGTTTTGTCAATAATAAACAAACATTATAAATTAACAACAAATTATTAATGAAAATAAACTACCTTCAACATATGATTAGGGTCGTCCTGCTCTTTCTGTTACCCACACTTTAATTAAGTTCTTCGTATAACCTACAAGAAACAGATGTCAAATAAGTAAGATAAGTAAAATCCATCAAACCAATGTTTATCACTTCTAAAAAAGTAGAAAACCTAATAACTCCATCTGCAAGGAAATCATTCCCAACACATCAAgaaatagattagtttttagaTTCAAATTTAGAGAAAAAGAGACAGAATAAactttgaatcataaaaataccAACATATTGTTCAACACCAACACAATGAAGATCAAATGAATCCTCCTTGGAATAAAGCTACTTCATCTTATTTAGTGGTGTGGTCCACCCTAAACATCTATGACCATCTGGAGCTTTTCAATAAAGTCATATGCACCTTCATTGGGGCTTTATTCCACCAGAACAAAAAGTATATCCAAGAAACTGAACtactaaaacaaaaataaaaaataaaaaataaaaatgactcATTCCTCGTAAAATAAACCAAGACATTTATCAAACAGTTTGTATGCATAATGTTATCCCAAAAATTGGTTCCACACAATACAATATGTTGGGGCATAAAGACCCAGAGATAGATTTGTGTTCCTTCGTTAATCCTCTCTGTAAAAACAATGTTGTAACAGAAAGCCTAGACTAAAAAAATAAACAGCCCCTTAGATTCAGCTTCAGCAAAGTAGTAAAAAAAATATCTCCATTTTGATTCATGAATGGAGATGTAGTCTCTCTAATTGCTTCATGAGACATGTTGGAAATGGTAGCCCAATCAGACCAAAACAACAATAAGGAAACTTAATTATCTCTTCCATGCCCCAAAACTTTTGTGATGTTATATAATAAAGGCTATATTTTTCAACATCTGTATTTCTCTTTACCATGATGTATATGAGTTATCAATCTTCATGCTCTTTACCAGAATCTGTAAACGTGGCAGAGTAAGTCCATCCAGATTGATAGGCTTTAAAGCTGGCTTTGCATAAGAATTGTCACTTCTAGTAGTTTTAGGAGCACATGTTGGATATAGAGAACTAATAATTAAGCTTCACTAAGGTAAAATAGAAAAGATAAAAAGAGTTGGAGATCTGCCTTCAATATTCCTGTCTAAACTGGCAGTCATTTTGAAAAATTGATACGCTATAATTACTTGCCTGCAAGGTACACAGTGAAACACATAAGAATCGAGACATAAATTGTATTTCTAGTGGCAAATAAGCACTATTACTTTTGAAGCTATACATGCATTACAAAAAGCAAACAGTCTTAACATAGTAGATGTAAAAATTCCAGTTTACCCATAAAGTTCAAACCTGTGATGTAGTTGAAGCCAACAAAGATGAGATTCATGAAAACCTGCTCAAATAAACATTTTAATATTAAGATATTTCTTACTATGGAAAATGGTGAAAATTCATGGAAATAAAAAGAACTCcatatggaaaaaaaaaacacatagaTCTAGATGCAACGTGAAGATTTGTGATCAGGGACATTTCCAATCACCCAATACCTCAACTTCTAAATTATGAGAGGATTCTGTCAAGACCTAATCACAAAATttataaacataaacaaaaataagAGGAAGATAAACAATTATATGGGTTTAAAATCATACATCTTGTTTGTATAATATTTGCAAATCCGGTGAATGTGGTGCCTAGGGTATAATAGTGTCAACTATTGGAACCCACGAGAACATTGTGCTAATTTTAGAACTTACTGATATAGATTGGCACTGTCCAGATTATGAAGGCGGATGAGGGGAGAAACAATTGGATTCAACATAAATCGATCAAGGATTAAAGGGGGACGAGTGTTTTTTAAAATGATTGGGAGGATGAAAGGATACAATGAGATTGAGAGAGAAAGGCTACGTATATGCTAAATGGAATTGAATCTATAATTCGAGATGGGAATAAATAACAACAACAATTTGTAGATTTTGCATCTTCGATTGCATATGGGAAAGTAAAATACAAAAATCTGAACCTGGAAAATCTAGCCGTGTTGATCAAGCCCTAATCACAAAAATAAGAACAAATTAGAGATACATAAGAAATGGAGAAATTAACACATTGttataggagagagagagagagagagagagagagagagagagagagagaccgcTCAAGAACAATCGAAATCGTTGATATCCTTTTTTGGAAGGAGTTATCAGGGTGACCTTCAATTCACGTTGTAAGCTACAAACTAAATACCACCAAATGTTAACTAATAAGTGTAAATAGGATGAAAATGTTGACGTAAAGCAGATATCAGAGCAAGCAACCCAAGCGATAAACTCTTAAATACTCTAGCAGCAAGATTTTGAGGATTTACAGATAGTGGATCGGTGATGACGATGGGTATGGCGAACCCTAGGACATCAGTGATGGTGGCTGATGTTTGGATGATGGGTGATGTCGTGAAGGTCTCGATTGGTTATAATGGCAACGAAGATCGAGTTTGGGTAGGGTTTATGGATCTCGGATTAAACGATTCAATTGGGTGAAGATGAAGAGCAAGTCAATATATGCAGAATTTAAGATATTTGGTGAAGCGTATTTGGATGAGAAGACTTTCAAATTTTGAATGAACCCTGAATTAAGGGAAGAAGATCAGATTTATAAGGATTAAAAAACatggttaaaatttaatattattttattaatggtcACTTGTACCAGTAGCTTAATGGTTTGGacgttttaaaaaataatatttttatatttaatctatttttagaaatagttagattttttttataagatagtatatatatatatatatatatatatatatatatatatatatatatataaaattcaaaataatcaatatattatatcaatttagtatatatgaatcattatatcaaatttaacaacaacgttattgttatattttaaaaaacatatatttgtaaaaacttcaactatataggtgtttctttGCAACGCACGAACATTCGTCTAGTTATAATATAAACTCGACACAAAACTATAAGATATATGGTTAAAACAAGGCTAACAAAAGTTTGCAATAACAAATTCAACGTCAACCAGAAGGATTTCCCCCACGTTGCGAGGGTCGGAAGGTGTCATTTTTTGTGAAACTATAGTACGTAGGCCGAATTGGTAGCCAcagtaaagtatgttgctattcttTGCAACCGAAAACCACAAGCTATATAAAGAATTGTAAGCATTAACGGAATTACTCAAGATGCAAGAGcacttggaagtatagtaatgtgTTTCAAGGGATGGGTGAACTGCTATGTTGGTGTTTTGGAGTATATGCAAGTACTTTATTACTTTGAGACCTTTGTTGACAACAAAGCATAATACAAAAGAAAAATTTACAAACATGAGTACAACTTCACTTATCATTCAAATCTCAACTAACTTCATTTTTTTCATCCCCAATAATCATTCACAACACACGGATGACAATACCAAGTAACTAATCTTCAAGAATCTTAAAGCAAACAGGTTGGTTGAAAATTTGAATCAAATGCATATTTAATCATTTGATGATTCAATTTGCAatcaaagataaaatctatttaATTTGTTTTGTGGCTCTGGGATCTGTTAAGTACCTCATGCATGTGCCATAAAGAAGTATCCCATACAACTCCATGCGTTCATCTCACCCAATACACATTCTGGTCCTACTTATGACCACTCTTCTTTGGGAGTCTTGGTTTTTTCAGTTCCCATTCATTTGTGAAAATAGATAATAAAGAAAAACATACTTTTTGTCAATAAGCAGGTTATCAAAATAGCTTAATGCAAGAAAAAGCAATGTACTTCATTTAATTTTTTATAGCTCCCTACTTTCATTTGTTCCCATTGCGACGTCATGCCTGGAAAAATATAACCAAATATAGAAAGGTCATCAAACTGTAATGAAATTTTCATTGATATGCTAAGAAAGAAAATTATAGGTAGAATATTATAATTGAGTAGACAAtctaaagtacaatgctataaaaaaattttaaaaaaaatggaagtAGAATTTTATGATTGTGTATATTAGTAAAAAAATGGAAAGTGTAATGACGCAAAATGTAGAAAATAAGGATGAAACATGAAGCAAACCCGATTGGTGTCAATTTTGCCAAAAACTTTAAATTTGTCAAAAACTTGTAACTTTTCTAAATTTTAACATAACAAATTGTAGTATGGTCAAAGTGTATGTAGGGGTAACATGGTAgagaatttttgaaaataatgtatatatgtgtgtattttctatttttatccACTCATCCAAACACTACACCCAAATCAAACCAAAATCACCATTTATGGTTCAAGTTGCAGTTTAACCGAAGTGAAtcatttttatacaaaataaaatattatcatcacattttttagtttttttgaatCAAACAAAAAATGCATTTCGGTTAAACACTTGTATATAAATCTCTTCCTTTTTAGCTATTTCATATAATTTGTAGTGGTAAATGTATGAATTAGCAATGTACATTTATTTCtgttataaataataaaagtgGGAGgctataaaaaatgaaaatataaaaaatgagaaTTCAGGTCAGTTAAGGTGCTTAAAGTTAGGGGTAATTAGGTAATTGTACATTTGTCTAAATATTCATACCTGAGCCATGTCTTCTAAtaaaccattgccaactttaagGTCTGAAACGACATGAATAAGTAATTAGCAGCCAACACTTAACACTAATTTAAAGAAACAATAATATTTGTTAATCTAAATTAAAATTATCGTCTCCTTACtttttttgaaaattataaaTGTGGTTATCAGACAGAACTCGTAACATTTTTTTATCCCCAAAAGCAAATCTAGAAAAGACTTTTGTCCATGAAATTGATGACAGAGATAACGGTTTACAGTAACCACATGTAAAATAACCATTTCCAGATCAACATATAATAAT containing:
- the LOC122196646 gene encoding uncharacterized protein LOC122196646, whose translation is MNIGNKLYLKHIEHIADDSHLKLRVLKIWNFIKNNHVLSIEMIVMDEEGTKYQSRVFHQKFSRFRDLLKEGESYIILKPNLAGVKNDVIGLIVSFRPLETTNHNPSKHYMKMTISNLEYVHLNVTIFGSQAHEMSHYLKRIGQAQSHFDVTKMFINSDIVEINEFKKELKANNKGDMSEKSITTPPNYSTSYIDDFKGDFPLKTVCEITKPLKEMKFLLVVSIVNIRQNLPWYYDACYKCGRRINNVPKTNLSYTAPGKMEDSVVIKCKNAASNDSNFHTVIKYIIPINVQDHTGTIRFTLFDREAKRLLDISAFELKKIHEEADDSLELYPNQMNALKNRKFVFLVDITSYNVTNYNNIYTVVKLTEDESVVLELESKLELMSVQSVSLNEVPLESDDVVQNVQKDVISQTDENFTPSTIDNIRNKSIENISSKSGKVSCYGDDVYDVEDDGDANSIKSNRESLGEDTPVWVPKVEK